The following proteins come from a genomic window of Canis lupus dingo isolate Sandy chromosome 20, ASM325472v2, whole genome shotgun sequence:
- the KCNN1 gene encoding small conductance calcium-activated potassium channel protein 1 isoform X1, whose protein sequence is MNSHSHNGCGGRPLGSGLGALGRDPSEPEASHPPQPPPGPGLQVVVAKSEPARPSPGSPRGQPQDQEEEEDDEEDEAGRRRDSGKTPNVGHRLGHRRALFEKRKRLSDYALIFGMFGIVVMVTETELSWGVYTKESLYSFALKCLISLSTVILLGLVILYHAREIQLFMVDNGADDWRIAMTCERVFLISLELAVCAIHPVPGHYRFTWTARLAFTYAPSAAEADVDVLLSVPMFLRLYLLGRVMLLHSKIFTDASSRSIGALNKITFNTRFVMKTLMTICPGTVLLVFSISSWIIAAWTVRVCERYHDKQEVTSNFLGAMWLISITFLSIGYGDMVPHTYCGKGVCLLTGIMGAGCTALVVAVVARKLELTKAEKHVHNFMMDTQLTKRVKNAAANVLRETWLIYKHTRLVKKPDHARVRKHQRKFLQAIHQLRSVKIEQGKLNDQANTLADLAKTQNVLYDLMSELHAQHEELEARLAALEGRLDALGASLQALPGLIAQAIRPPPPPLPPRPGLGPLDQAAWSPPCQWPLMAPSDCG, encoded by the exons ATGAACAGCCACAGCCACAATGGCTGTGGGGGGCGGCCGCTGGGCAGTGGGCTAGGTGCCTTGGGCAGAGACCCTTCAGAGCCCGAGGCCAgccaccccccccagcccccacctggcCCAGGCCTCCAGGTGGTGGTGGCCAAGAGCGAGCCAGCCCGGCCTTCACCTGGCAGTCCCCGGGGGCAGCCCCAGGaccaggaagaagaagaagatgatgaagaggatgaggcaggcaggaggagggactCAGGGAAGACCCCAAATGTGGGCCACCGCCTGGGCCATCGGCGGGCACTCTTTGAGAAGCGGAAGCGCCTCAGCGACTATGCCCTCATCTTCGGCATGTTCGGCATTGTTGTGATGGTGACCGAGACGGAGCTATCCTGGGGGGTCTACACCAAG GAGTCCCTGTACTCATTTGCACTCAAATGCCTCATCAGCCTCTCTACAGTCATCCTGCTGGGCCTGGTCATCCTCTACCACGCCCGGGAGATCCAG ctgTTCATGGTGGACAACGGGGCGGATGACTGGCGCATCGCCATGACGTGCGAGCGCGTGTTCCTCATCTCTCTGGAGCTAGCCGTGTGCGCCATCCACCCGGTGCCCGGCCACTACCGCTTCACGTGGACGGCCCGCCTGGCCTTCACATACGCGCCGTCGGCAGCCGAGGCCGACGTGGACGTGCTGCTGTCCGTCCCCATGTTCCTGCGCCTCTACCTGTTGGGCCGCGTCATGCTGCTGCACAGCAAGATATTCACGGACGCTTCCAGCCGCAGCATCGGCGCGCTCAACAAGATCACCTTCAACACGCGCTTCGTCATGAAGACGCTCATGACCATCTGCCCCGGCACCGTGCTGCTCGTCTTCAGCATCTCCTCCTGGATCATCGCTGCCTGGACTGTGCGAGTCTGTGAGAG GTACCACGACAAGCAGGAAGTGACCAGCAACTTTTTGGGGGCCATGTGGCTCATCTCCATCACCTTCCTCTCCATCGGCTATGGTGACATGGTGCCCCACACCTACTGCGGGAAGGGCGTGTGTCTGCTCACTGGCATCATG GGGGCCGGCTGCACAGCACTCGTGGTGGCCGTGGTGGCCCGGAAACTGGAGCTCACCAAGGCAGAGAAACATGTGCACAACTTCATGATGGACACTCAGCTCACCAAGCGG GTAAAAAATGCCGCTGCTAACGTTCTCAGGGAGACGTGGCTCATCTACAAACACACCAGGCTGGTAAAGAAGCCAGACCACGCCCGGGTTCGGAAACACCAGCGTAAGTTCCTCCAAGCCATCCATCA GCTCCGGAGTGTGAAGATTGAGCAGGGGAAGCTGAATGACCAGGCCAACACGCTCGCCGACCTGGCCAAG ACCCAGAATGTCCTGTACGACCTCATGTCCGAGCTGCACGCCCAGCACGAGGAGCTTGAGGCCCGCCTGGCTGCCCTCGAAGGCCGCCTGGATGCCCTGGGCGCCTCCCTGCAGGCCCTGCCCGGCCTCATCGCCCAAGCCATACGcccgcccccaccacccctgccgCCCCGGCCTGGCCTCGGACCCCTGGACCAGGCAGCCTGGAGCCCCCCGTGCCAGTGGCCCCTCATGGCCCCTTCAGACTGTGGGTGA
- the KCNN1 gene encoding small conductance calcium-activated potassium channel protein 1 isoform X2, protein MNSHSHNGCGGRPLGSGLGALGRDPSEPEASHPPQPPPGPGLQVVVAKSEPARPSPGSPRGQPQDQEEEEDDEEDEAGRRRDSGKTPNVGHRLGHRRALFEKRKRLSDYALIFGMFGIVVMVTETELSWGVYTKLFMVDNGADDWRIAMTCERVFLISLELAVCAIHPVPGHYRFTWTARLAFTYAPSAAEADVDVLLSVPMFLRLYLLGRVMLLHSKIFTDASSRSIGALNKITFNTRFVMKTLMTICPGTVLLVFSISSWIIAAWTVRVCERYHDKQEVTSNFLGAMWLISITFLSIGYGDMVPHTYCGKGVCLLTGIMGAGCTALVVAVVARKLELTKAEKHVHNFMMDTQLTKRVKNAAANVLRETWLIYKHTRLVKKPDHARVRKHQRKFLQAIHQLRSVKIEQGKLNDQANTLADLAKTQNVLYDLMSELHAQHEELEARLAALEGRLDALGASLQALPGLIAQAIRPPPPPLPPRPGLGPLDQAAWSPPCQWPLMAPSDCG, encoded by the exons ATGAACAGCCACAGCCACAATGGCTGTGGGGGGCGGCCGCTGGGCAGTGGGCTAGGTGCCTTGGGCAGAGACCCTTCAGAGCCCGAGGCCAgccaccccccccagcccccacctggcCCAGGCCTCCAGGTGGTGGTGGCCAAGAGCGAGCCAGCCCGGCCTTCACCTGGCAGTCCCCGGGGGCAGCCCCAGGaccaggaagaagaagaagatgatgaagaggatgaggcaggcaggaggagggactCAGGGAAGACCCCAAATGTGGGCCACCGCCTGGGCCATCGGCGGGCACTCTTTGAGAAGCGGAAGCGCCTCAGCGACTATGCCCTCATCTTCGGCATGTTCGGCATTGTTGTGATGGTGACCGAGACGGAGCTATCCTGGGGGGTCTACACCAAG ctgTTCATGGTGGACAACGGGGCGGATGACTGGCGCATCGCCATGACGTGCGAGCGCGTGTTCCTCATCTCTCTGGAGCTAGCCGTGTGCGCCATCCACCCGGTGCCCGGCCACTACCGCTTCACGTGGACGGCCCGCCTGGCCTTCACATACGCGCCGTCGGCAGCCGAGGCCGACGTGGACGTGCTGCTGTCCGTCCCCATGTTCCTGCGCCTCTACCTGTTGGGCCGCGTCATGCTGCTGCACAGCAAGATATTCACGGACGCTTCCAGCCGCAGCATCGGCGCGCTCAACAAGATCACCTTCAACACGCGCTTCGTCATGAAGACGCTCATGACCATCTGCCCCGGCACCGTGCTGCTCGTCTTCAGCATCTCCTCCTGGATCATCGCTGCCTGGACTGTGCGAGTCTGTGAGAG GTACCACGACAAGCAGGAAGTGACCAGCAACTTTTTGGGGGCCATGTGGCTCATCTCCATCACCTTCCTCTCCATCGGCTATGGTGACATGGTGCCCCACACCTACTGCGGGAAGGGCGTGTGTCTGCTCACTGGCATCATG GGGGCCGGCTGCACAGCACTCGTGGTGGCCGTGGTGGCCCGGAAACTGGAGCTCACCAAGGCAGAGAAACATGTGCACAACTTCATGATGGACACTCAGCTCACCAAGCGG GTAAAAAATGCCGCTGCTAACGTTCTCAGGGAGACGTGGCTCATCTACAAACACACCAGGCTGGTAAAGAAGCCAGACCACGCCCGGGTTCGGAAACACCAGCGTAAGTTCCTCCAAGCCATCCATCA GCTCCGGAGTGTGAAGATTGAGCAGGGGAAGCTGAATGACCAGGCCAACACGCTCGCCGACCTGGCCAAG ACCCAGAATGTCCTGTACGACCTCATGTCCGAGCTGCACGCCCAGCACGAGGAGCTTGAGGCCCGCCTGGCTGCCCTCGAAGGCCGCCTGGATGCCCTGGGCGCCTCCCTGCAGGCCCTGCCCGGCCTCATCGCCCAAGCCATACGcccgcccccaccacccctgccgCCCCGGCCTGGCCTCGGACCCCTGGACCAGGCAGCCTGGAGCCCCCCGTGCCAGTGGCCCCTCATGGCCCCTTCAGACTGTGGGTGA